One segment of Parachlamydia acanthamoebae DNA contains the following:
- the rpsU gene encoding 30S ribosomal protein S21 has product MTVVKVRVGEPLDKALRALKKRLDKEGVMKSVKAHRFYSKPSVKKRAKSKAALKYKKQR; this is encoded by the coding sequence ATGACAGTTGTTAAAGTGCGGGTGGGAGAACCCCTTGATAAAGCTCTTAGAGCTCTTAAAAAAAGACTCGACAAAGAAGGCGTCATGAAGTCTGTTAAAGCCCATCGTTTTTATTCTAAACCATCAGTAAAAAAACGAGCTAAGTCTAAAGCTGCCTTAAAATATAAAAAGCAGCGTTAA
- the dnaJ gene encoding molecular chaperone DnaJ, producing the protein MSDYYNTLEVQRNATQDEIKKAYRKMALKYHPDKNPGDAESEKKFKEISEAYEVLSDTNKRQLYDRYGKEGVQGASAAGGASYSSMEEALRTFMGAFGGMGSDSIFDSVFGGGDFGGGHGGGQGARQGASKRVNITLSFEEAARGVDKELVVTNYVTCKECAGKGAKSSAGIKKCNRCGGAGQVFEQRGFFSMSMTCPQCHGEGRMIVDPCSDCRGSGLVKEKQHVKVHIPAGVDTGMRLRMSGYGDAGQGGGPPGDLYVFIQVEAHEIFERDGNDLLLDLPISFTEAALGCKKEVPSLLAHTCRITIPEGTQNGKVFRVKGEGFPNVHGQGKGDLLVKIFVETPTKLSKRMKELLEEFAQLEDATNLPTRKGFLDKIKGLFH; encoded by the coding sequence ATGTCAGATTATTACAATACTCTAGAAGTTCAGCGAAACGCTACTCAAGATGAGATAAAAAAAGCCTATCGTAAAATGGCTTTGAAGTACCATCCAGATAAAAATCCAGGCGATGCAGAATCGGAAAAAAAGTTTAAAGAGATTTCCGAAGCTTATGAAGTTTTAAGCGACACCAACAAACGACAGTTATATGATCGATACGGAAAAGAAGGTGTTCAGGGTGCTTCTGCAGCTGGGGGGGCAAGCTATTCTTCCATGGAAGAAGCTTTACGTACCTTTATGGGTGCTTTCGGTGGAATGGGCTCTGATTCGATTTTTGATAGTGTATTCGGTGGCGGTGACTTTGGCGGCGGGCATGGCGGTGGCCAGGGAGCCAGACAAGGTGCAAGCAAGCGGGTCAATATCACGTTATCTTTTGAAGAAGCGGCGCGCGGAGTTGATAAAGAACTCGTTGTCACAAACTATGTGACTTGTAAAGAGTGCGCAGGTAAAGGTGCTAAATCCTCTGCAGGCATAAAAAAATGTAATCGTTGTGGCGGTGCTGGACAGGTTTTTGAACAGCGTGGTTTTTTCAGTATGTCTATGACTTGTCCTCAATGCCATGGTGAGGGACGCATGATCGTTGATCCTTGCTCTGACTGTCGTGGAAGCGGTCTTGTTAAAGAAAAGCAACACGTAAAAGTACATATTCCTGCTGGTGTTGATACGGGCATGCGCTTACGCATGAGTGGTTATGGAGATGCTGGTCAGGGTGGAGGCCCTCCCGGAGATCTGTATGTTTTTATCCAAGTCGAAGCCCATGAAATTTTTGAACGAGATGGCAATGATCTATTGCTCGATTTGCCGATTAGTTTTACGGAAGCTGCATTAGGTTGCAAAAAAGAAGTGCCTTCTTTATTAGCGCATACCTGTCGAATTACCATTCCTGAAGGCACCCAAAATGGGAAAGTTTTCCGAGTAAAAGGGGAGGGTTTTCCGAATGTCCATGGACAAGGAAAAGGTGATCTTTTAGTAAAAATTTTCGTCGAAACCCCGACAAAACTCAGTAAGCGAATGAAAGAGTTACTCGAAGAGTTTGCTCAATTAGAAGATGCAACCAATCTTCCTACTCGCAAAGGCTTTCTAGATAAAATTAAGGGGCTTTTTCATTAA
- a CDS encoding MBL fold metallo-hydrolase yields MEGFCPLASGSKGNCIYVGTPHTKILIDAGISGKRIKEELAQLNVELTDIDAIFITHEHTDHIQGLRVLAYKLGIPVFANHETAKGIVECFHDCPKFKIFTTGESFLFGDLEVHPFSIQHDTIDPVGFTIKTDQLKLGFCTDLGFVTSLVRHQLQNCDYLYVEANHQPSMVHASPRPMVYKQRVLSRSGHLSNEACGELLCDIAHEGLKHVHLAHLSSECNTPETALQVVQGALQNRGIKLDISIALQHKSSKPIYFSEHPALTR; encoded by the coding sequence ATGGAAGGTTTTTGTCCCTTAGCTTCAGGTTCCAAAGGAAATTGTATCTATGTTGGAACGCCCCATACAAAAATCTTGATTGATGCGGGTATTAGTGGAAAAAGAATTAAAGAAGAGCTCGCTCAATTGAATGTCGAATTAACGGACATTGATGCGATTTTTATTACCCATGAACATACGGACCATATTCAGGGACTAAGAGTTTTAGCTTACAAATTAGGAATCCCCGTGTTTGCAAATCATGAAACTGCAAAGGGGATTGTAGAATGCTTCCATGATTGCCCAAAATTTAAAATCTTTACAACTGGAGAATCATTTCTTTTTGGAGATTTGGAAGTTCACCCTTTCAGTATCCAACATGACACGATCGATCCGGTCGGCTTCACCATTAAAACAGATCAATTGAAATTAGGGTTTTGCACTGATTTAGGTTTTGTCACCTCACTTGTACGCCATCAATTACAAAATTGCGATTACTTGTATGTCGAAGCCAATCATCAACCCTCTATGGTACATGCCTCTCCACGACCGATGGTTTACAAGCAGCGCGTATTAAGCCGTAGTGGTCACCTTTCAAATGAAGCCTGTGGGGAATTATTGTGTGATATTGCGCATGAAGGGCTCAAACATGTGCATTTAGCACACCTTTCGAGTGAATGTAACACGCCGGAAACAGCTCTTCAAGTTGTGCAAGGAGCTCTTCAAAACAGAGGAATTAAACTAGATATTAGCATCGCTCTTCAGCATAAAAGCAGTAAGCCAATCTATTTTAGTGAGCATCCTGCCTTAACACGATAA